The nucleotide sequence GGCCAGTTCGAGCGCACGCTGATCATCGCCGACAAGGGCTCCTACGTCTCCTATCTCGAGGGCTGCACTGCGCCGCAGCGCGATGAGAACCAGCTGCATGCCGCCGTGGTCGAGCTCGTCGCGCATGACGATGCCGAGATCAAATATTCGACGGTGCAGAACTGGTACCCCGGCAATTCGGAAGGCAAGGGCGGCATCTACAATTTCGTCACCAAGCGTGGCGATTGCCGCGGCAACAACTCCAAGATCTCCTGGACCCAGGTCGAGACCGGTTCGGCGATCACCTGGAAGTATCCGAGCTGCATCCTGCGCGGCGATAATTCCCGCGGCGAGTTCTACTCGATCGCGATCTCGAACGGCTTCCAGCAGGTCGATTCGGGCACCAAGATGATCCATCTCGGCAAGAACACGTCGAGCCGCATCATCTCGAAGGGCATCGCCGCCGGCAAGTCGCAGAACACCTATCGCGGTCTCGTCACCGCGCACCGCAAAGCGACCGGCGCACGCAACTTCACGGCCTGCGATTCCCTGTTGATCGGCGACAAATGCGGCGCGCACACCGTGCCGTACATCGAAGCCAAGAACTCGTCGGCGACGTTCGAGCACGAGGCGACGACCTCGAAGATCTCCGAGGACGTGCTGTTCTACTGCATCCAGCGCGGCCTTTCGCAGGAGGAGGCTGTCGGCCTCGTCGTCAACGGCTTTGTGAAGGACGTGCTTCAGCAGCTCCCGATGGAGTTCGCAGTGGAAGCGCAGAAGCTGATCTCGATCTCGCTGGAAGGGTCGGTCGGCTAATCGCCGACCCCAGCGGCGCGCCTCGCGCGCTCAAACATCAATTGAATAAACTGGATACCAAGATGGCTTTGCTTGAAGTGAAAGACCTGAAGGTTCGTGTCGAGGAACGTGAGATCCTCCATGGGCTGACGATGACCGTGAACGAGGGCGAGATTCACGCCATCATGGGGCCGAACGGCTCCGGCAAGTCGACGCTGTCGCACGTCATCGCCGGCAAGCCCGGCTATGAAGTCACCGACGGCCAGATCCTGTTCAAGGGCGAGGACCTCCTGGAGATGGCGCCCGAGGAGCGCGCCGCCAAGGGCGTGTTCCTGGCGTTCCAGTATCCGGTCGAGATTCCCGGCGTCACCACCATGAACTTCCTCCGCACCGCGCTGAACGCCCAGCGCAAGGCGCGCGGCGAGACCGAGTTGATGGTGCCGGAGTTCCTGAAGAAGGTCCGCGAGGTCTCGAAGTCGCTGAACATCCCGCAGGACATGCTCAAGCGCGGTGTCAATGTCGGTTTCTCCGGCGGCGAGAAGAAGCGTAACGAGGTGCTGCAGATGGCGCTGTTCGAGCCGAGCCTGTGCATCCTCGACGAGATGGATTCCGGCCTCGACATCGACGCGCTGCGCATCGCGGCCGACGGCGTCAACGCGCTGCATTCGCCCAAGCGCGCGATGGTCGTCATCACCCATTATCAGCGGCTGCTCAACTACATCGTGCCCGACATCGTGCACGTGATGTCGAAGGGCCGTGTCGTGAAGAGCGGCGGCAAGGAGCTGGCGCTGGAGCTGGAAGCGTCCGGCTACGCCCAGTTCGAGGACGCCGCGTAAGGAATTTTGCGATGAACGTTGCTGTGGCAAAGACCGGAAAGGGCCGCGCGGTGAGCGATCTCTTCACCAGCGCCGAGGGCCGGCTGCCGGGTTCGCCGTCCGTGATTGCGACGCGCCGTGAGGCGTTCGAGACCTATGAGCGTCTCGGCCTGCCGCACCGCCGGATCGAGGAATGGAAATACACCGATCTGCGTGCGCTGGTCGGCGAGGCGCTGCCGCTGGCAGCCAGCCCCGATGCGGCTGCGCTGAAGCGTGCCGCGGACGCCGTGAAGGCCCATGCGATCGCAGGCGCCCGCAAGCTGGTGCTGGTCGACGGCGTGTTCGTGGCCGATCTCTCCGATGTCAAGGCATTCGCGTCCGAGGTCAGCTTCAAGACGCTGCGTGAGATCCTGGCGAATGAGGCCAATCCTGCCGCCGGCGATCTGCTCCAGACCGCCTCGACCGACGCCGTGATCGCGCTCAATGCGGCGATGGCGACGGACGGTGTGGTGGTCTCGGTCGCTGACGGCGCGCAGTTGTCTGCGCCGATCCAGATCATCCATGTCGCGACGGCGGCTAGCGCGTCTGCGTTCACCCGTTCGCATCTGCGGATTGGCAAAGCTGCTCGCGCCACGATCATCGAGAGCTTCGTCACAGCCGGAACGGCAGGCGGCTATCAGGTCAACGATGCGGTGATCCTCTGGATCGGGGACGACGCAGATGTCGCCCATCTCCGCCTGATGGACGATGCGCCCGATGCGGTGAACATCACCTCGCAATTCGTCACCGTCGGCGCCAATACCAAGGTCAACTTCTTCAACATGACCACCGGCGCCGCGGTGAGCCGCCTGCAAGGCTTCATCACGCTGGCGGGCGAGGGCAGCGAGCTCTCCGCCAATGGCGTCAACCTGCTGCAGAAGACCGAGCATGGCGACACCACGCTGGTCGTCGACCATGCCGTGCCGAACTGCGTCAGTCGCGAGGTCTTCCGTGCCGTGATCGACGATCGCGCCCATTCGGTGTTCCAGGGCCGCATCATCGTCCGTCCCGATGCGCAGAAGACCGACGGCAAGATGATGATCCGCGCGCTGCTGCTCTCGGACGAAGCCGAAGCCGACAACAAGCCCGAGCTCGAGATCTTTGCCGACGACGTCTCCTGCGGCCACGGCGCCACCGCGGGCGCGCTGGATGACAGTCTGCTGTTTTATCTGAAGGCGCGCGGCCTGCCGGAAAAGCAGGCTCAGGCGCTGCTGATCCAGGCCTTCGTGGGCGAGGCGATCGAGCAGATCGCCGATGATGGCTTGCGCGAGCACGTGATCGGCATTGCCGAGCGCTGGCTGGAGCGCCGA is from Bradyrhizobium xenonodulans and encodes:
- the sufB gene encoding Fe-S cluster assembly protein SufB translates to MPAVQETVERVKRIDVDQYRYGFETLIESDKAPKGLSEETVKFISEKKNEPAWMLQWRLEAYRRWLTMTEPTWARVDYPKIDFQDLYYYAAPKPKKTVTSLDEIDPEILKTYEKLGIPLREVAMLEGVEPKPGEEDPARRKIAVDAVFDSVSVATTFKAELKKAGVIFMPISEAIREHPELVQKYLGSVVPTSDNFYATLNSAVFSDGSFVYVPPGVRCPMELSTYFRINERNTGQFERTLIIADKGSYVSYLEGCTAPQRDENQLHAAVVELVAHDDAEIKYSTVQNWYPGNSEGKGGIYNFVTKRGDCRGNNSKISWTQVETGSAITWKYPSCILRGDNSRGEFYSIAISNGFQQVDSGTKMIHLGKNTSSRIISKGIAAGKSQNTYRGLVTAHRKATGARNFTACDSLLIGDKCGAHTVPYIEAKNSSATFEHEATTSKISEDVLFYCIQRGLSQEEAVGLVVNGFVKDVLQQLPMEFAVEAQKLISISLEGSVG
- the sufC gene encoding Fe-S cluster assembly ATPase SufC gives rise to the protein MALLEVKDLKVRVEEREILHGLTMTVNEGEIHAIMGPNGSGKSTLSHVIAGKPGYEVTDGQILFKGEDLLEMAPEERAAKGVFLAFQYPVEIPGVTTMNFLRTALNAQRKARGETELMVPEFLKKVREVSKSLNIPQDMLKRGVNVGFSGGEKKRNEVLQMALFEPSLCILDEMDSGLDIDALRIAADGVNALHSPKRAMVVITHYQRLLNYIVPDIVHVMSKGRVVKSGGKELALELEASGYAQFEDAA
- the sufD gene encoding Fe-S cluster assembly protein SufD; translated protein: MNVAVAKTGKGRAVSDLFTSAEGRLPGSPSVIATRREAFETYERLGLPHRRIEEWKYTDLRALVGEALPLAASPDAAALKRAADAVKAHAIAGARKLVLVDGVFVADLSDVKAFASEVSFKTLREILANEANPAAGDLLQTASTDAVIALNAAMATDGVVVSVADGAQLSAPIQIIHVATAASASAFTRSHLRIGKAARATIIESFVTAGTAGGYQVNDAVILWIGDDADVAHLRLMDDAPDAVNITSQFVTVGANTKVNFFNMTTGAAVSRLQGFITLAGEGSELSANGVNLLQKTEHGDTTLVVDHAVPNCVSREVFRAVIDDRAHSVFQGRIIVRPDAQKTDGKMMIRALLLSDEAEADNKPELEIFADDVSCGHGATAGALDDSLLFYLKARGLPEKQAQALLIQAFVGEAIEQIADDGLREHVIGIAERWLERRS